TACAGCTGAAGCATTGGCACTAAACTCCCCTCTTGACTCTCTTTCCACCTCTTTGTATGAGATGTATAGGAAGATGGAGGATGAGGAAGGTTTGACAGTTGAGAGGCTCAAGCAGGCTTATCTTGGGCGAGACAAGGAGTTTACTACTTTACTCCCAGTCATCAATAAGTATCTGGATCATGTAGCACAGCAGGTTGGGAAGTCGCTAAGTAAAGATAGCCTACAGAAATACACGGTCGTTAAGACTCACTTTATACGTTTCCTCAAAGCTATATACAATAGAGAGGATATTGGACTCTTAGAGTTTACCCCTGCAGTTGTTATGGATTTTGAGTTGTATCTTAGGACAAAAGCCAATCTGGCACACAATACGGCACAAAAGAAGCTCAAACTCTTGAAGACGATGACGATCTTCGCTCAGAAGCGTGGCATCATTATGCACGATCCATTCATGGATGTCAAGTTCCACTCTAAACCCGTGGATAGGGGTTTCTTGACAGAGGACGAAGTCGAAGCAATTGCGAATAAAGACTTGATAGAATTACCACGCTTGGAGCTTGTAAGAGATTTTTTTGTATTCTCTTGCTTTACTGGACTTGCATACATAGATGTATGTAATCTAACTCCAGATGATATTGTGACAATGGACGGCAAAGAATGGGTTATGTCAAAGCGACAAAAAACTAATGTCGCATTCAATTTGTTGCTTTTGGATGCCCCAAAGCAAATCATTGCTAAGTACGACTACAAGACCTATAGAAATGGTAAGCTTTTTCCCGTACTCTCAAATCAAAAGATGAATTCCTATCTAAAGGAAATTGCCGACATTTGTGGAATTAAGAAGAACTTGACCTTTCATCTTGCTCGTCATACTTTTGCGACCCTCTGTTTGAGCAAAGGAGTTCCAATAGAGTCTGTTTCCAAGATGTTAAGACACACAAACATCAGAACTACGCAGATATACGCCCGTATAACCAATAAGAAGATAGAGAAAGATATGATGGATCTTGCGGATAAGCTTGGAGACTTTTCACTGAATAATGTACCACCATTACAACAATAGAATTATGATACAGAAGAGACAGCTATCGTACTTCCTTTTGAAGCTTGAGGAGTATTTGAGTAATTATCATCCTGACAAGGTGCAGGACAAAGCTTTCACCAATGCACGAGCTGAAGAAGCTCTGTCGGTCTATCTTGACGCAGTTAAGCAAGGGTATGACCATTTACAAGCGGAAGAACTTGCTTCTGAGACAATGTTCCGAGGACTTCATTTCTCTGCTTACGATACTATTCGGACGGTTTTAGAAAATGAGTTTGAGACAGAATTACCCGAGCCACTACCTGAGAGATTGGCAAATATCCTACTCGGTAACCAGGCGATTAAGGAGGTGTTACAGAAGTATGACCTGAATGATGAGTTTGACGGCACCTCAGAGTACAAACTACTGTACACCGAACTAACTGGCACGATTGCTCTGCTGATTGAGGAGAATAAGCTCCCAACAGTGGAAGCGTAGCGTGCGAGACATATCATTAACATAAGGAGCTTCTATTGTTCCAAGAGCTAAGATATTCAAGCCGTGACACACGCCAATGAGCTTGCTCTTGTCTTTGTGACACAGCTTTATCTTGTCCGCTCTTGAAACCAATAGAAGCTTCAAGTTATGAATAAGATTGTAACGAATAGAGACCCGAACGAGCCAGCTTTTTCTCCCTTTTGAGAAGCGAGCTCCCCATGCTCCAACAGAACCCGAATTGACCAAGTCACAACTCATCCGTTGGCGACTTAGACAACTCTTTGCTATAGTCCTTTCCATCGGCATCCTTTATGGAGGCTACCGACTTCTTGCCATGATACTCACTCCCGAAGTCCTAACACTCATCGGCATTGTAGCTGGCTTTCTCATCCTGCGTTGGATAGTTCGCATTGTTCTCCGTATCGCCTTCACCATCTTTAGTCTATCTTTAATGTTTATGGAAAACAAAGCGAAAAAATATGTAGGTTTGCTACTCAGAGACGCATTCTGGCGTACACACTTTTGGGGACACTACCGCAGAAAATGACCTTTTGATGAATACAAAACCCTATGTGTAGGTATTCAGCGGGAACCACCGTATAAGAAAAAGTCGCTGTAAAACACTGTTTTACAACGACTTTCCATTGATTTGAAGACCTATTTGAATACCTTGTTGAAACTCAAAATAAGACCTCTTGCGGAAGCGGGGGAAGATGAACTAACCTCCATAACTTCCTATGTCTCATTCTCTTTATACACCCTCTGAAAACCCTGTAGCCGGATTGTAGCCAAGACAGACATTTTTGAGAGTACGCACAGAGTACACTTACTTTGTGTTATCCAAGTTCAAAAGTACTTCTTTTCTGAACAACCTCCAAATATTTGTATCCATCACCTCTCGAAGAGAGGTATGGCTACAATGCAAGTGCACGGTGCAAGTCCCTATATATAGAGGGAACTTGCACCGTGCACTTGCAGTACCTACCCTCTCTTTCGATTATAATGCCTAATGGTTATATATCACCAAATAATAGCATTATAATCTTCGCTCTATATGCACAGGCTTTGCAAATTTGCAGTCAAGAAATAATCACATGAGTTGTATGATGAAATGCAAAGATGAGCAATATGAAAAGACTATACGTTGTGGAGCCTACTTTGGAAACCATCTTGTCCTCTTTGGGGAATGGCAAAGCCTTGGCAATGGATGCAGGCATAGATTATTCGGCGTTTTTGAAACATGCCAAACTTCAGAGCAACTTGACACTTAGCTCCTACCTTAAATGTGCTGGAGCAATGGAGCATACGGTGTTTTTATTGCATATTCCATCAGAAATAGTAGAGTCAGCAGTCCAACAAAAAAGCTCGATTGGCGAGCATCATTGCGTTATAAGCCTTGATGGACTTTTGAGGATATTGGAGGAGGCTTATGATCCACAAAGAAAAGAGATTCTAAAAGAACTAGCAGAAACTTTACTAAGTAT
This genomic window from Porphyromonadaceae bacterium W3.11 contains:
- a CDS encoding DUF1896 family protein; this translates as MIQKRQLSYFLLKLEEYLSNYHPDKVQDKAFTNARAEEALSVYLDAVKQGYDHLQAEELASETMFRGLHFSAYDTIRTVLENEFETELPEPLPERLANILLGNQAIKEVLQKYDLNDEFDGTSEYKLLYTELTGTIALLIEENKLPTVEA